In Mercenaria mercenaria strain notata chromosome 15, MADL_Memer_1, whole genome shotgun sequence, a single genomic region encodes these proteins:
- the LOC123551081 gene encoding DBH-like monooxygenase protein 1 — MSQPPRICIIGAGPSGLSTLYHFAKMEQMPEIVCYEKQSTWLGLWNVSWKTETVSLDKRSMPEETVRLIYAYGSNDPSDDYSITYHGITRGTKSASLLNPTKTDVKLPDDVRHFDFLNGNFLVPSDKTTYNCKGFKLPPIGKHHMIKYEPIITPGNELHVHHMILYRCNIKDPDYWDGKSGMCYKARTLPQCPIATVAYAVGGGPYYFPDHVEFPIVGPGEETFFLLETHYDNPTRKSHLIDNSGMRLTLTSNLRQHEAGMLLLGSMADESQVIPPGLNDFLFKSYCTEDCVNKAFTHSNMSEIKAIGVMQHAHLLGVAIETRHFRNGKEIKPLFTDPSYDFDFQETRPLPKEVSIYPGDSFQVDCTYDSTEKNSTTFGGLTTRDEMCYSFVFYYPKMELGICISRPKLDNFPFDIRNKHHAFGTYDWSSNLDYFMSHANNGTFEQYCFGPKLPVQWPFPTFIPPEPVQKYLPLPTDCSSP; from the exons ATGTCGCAGCCGCCAAGAATATGCATCATTGGTGCCGGACCATCCGGATTGTCGACACTGTATCACTTTGCTAAAATGGAGCAGATGCCGGAAATTGTTTGTTACGAGAAACAAAGCACGTGGTTAGGTCTCTGGAACGTTTCGTGGAAAACAG aaacgGTATCGTTAGATAAGCGTAGCATGCCA gAAGAGACAGTTCGTCTAATCTATGCTTACGGTTCGAATGATCCTAGCGACGACTACTCTATAACTTACCATGGCATCACGCGAGGGACAAAGAGTGCGTCACTTCTCAATCCTACCAAGACCGATGTTAAACTTCCAGATGATGTCAGGCATTTCGATTTCCTCAATGGTAAC TTTCTAGTACCATCAGATAAGACGACATATAATTGCAAAGGTTTCAAGCTACCACCAATAGGAAAACATCATATGATAAAG TATGAACCAATCATAACACCCGGGAACGAGTTACACGTGCATCATATGATTCTATACCGATGCAATATAAAAGACCCTGATTATTGGGATGGAAAATCTGGCATGTGCTACAAAGCAAGAACTCTACCACAGTGCCCGATTGCCACTGTTGCTTATGCAGTAGGAGGAGGG CCATATTACTTTCCCGATCACGTTGAGTTTCCGATCGTTGGACCGGGCGAAGAAACGTTCTTTTTACTGGAGACGCACTACGACAATCCCACCCGTAAATCACATTTGATAGACAATTCTGGTATGCGTTTAACACTTACATCAAATCTACGTCAGCACGAAGCCGGTATGTTACTGCTAGGCTCGATGGCCGACGAATCGCAAGTTATACCCCCAGGACTAAACGATTTCTTATTCAAGTCTTACTGTACAGAGGATTGTGTGAATAAG GCTTTCACTCATAGCAACATGTCAGAGATTAAAGCTATTGGAGTAATGCAACATGCGCACTTACTTGGCGTGGCAATAGAAACAAGACACTTTAGAAATGGAAAGGAGATCAAACCTTTGTTCACAGATCCCAGTTATGACTTCGACTTTCAAGAAACTCGACCATTACCAAAGGAAGTTTCAATCTATCCG GGTGATAGTTTCCAGGTGGATTGTACATATGATTCGACAGAGAAAAACTCTACAACGTTT GGTGGACTCACGACTCGAGACGAGATGTGCTATTCATTTGTGTTCTATTATCCTAAGATGGAGTTAGGAATATGCATTTCACGTCCTAAGTTGGACAACTTCCCCTTTGACATAAGGAAT AAACATCATGCATTCGGGACATATGATTGGTCAAGCAATTTGGATTATTTCATGTCCCATGCTAATAATGGGACTTTCGAACAGTACTGCTTCGGCCCGAAACTACCA GTACAGTGGCCATTCCCAACTTTCATACCTCCCGAACCAGTACAGAAATACCTTCCGCTTCCTACAGACTGCTCTTCTCCTTAG
- the LOC128548684 gene encoding uncharacterized protein LOC128548684, whose translation MNEFKGRILHSHDFRDARDFTGQRVLIIGACYSGEDFVLQLLKFGAKNVIFAYRSRPKGVTCIMPDGKEERPMVERFDFDKAYFEDKSSAEIDAVILATGYRNYFPFLEDRLRIPEESHVYPEGLYKASLFYRAGNNRLFYVGVQIQFNTFNYFEVIANWTCKFIIGELEDEPKEQKQMEADSNEWHKRACACASETDVVLFQTDLIDHLAILGGYNRTVAKNKEAMMEWIRVRKESLGLANYRDN comes from the exons ATGAACGAGTTCAAAGGTCGCATTCTGCATTCGCACGACTTTCGCGACGCTAGGGACTTTACTGGACAAAGGGTATTGATTATTGGCGCTTGTTATTCCGGCGAAGATTTTGTATTGCAGCTTCTTAAATTCGGCGCGAAAAACGTGATTTTCGCCTACAGGTCGAGACCTAAAGGAGTTACATGCATAATGCCTGACGGTAAAGAAGAGAGACCAATGGTTGAGCGCTTTGATTTTGATAAAGCCTACTTCGAAGATAAGTCATCTGCAGAAATTGACGCAGTAATTTTAGCTACAGGCTACAGGAATTATTTCCCCTTTCTTGAAGACAGACTTAGGATACCGGAAGAATCACATGTCTATCCAGAGGGTTTGTACAAGGCTTCCTTGTTTTACAGAGCAGGAAACAACCGACTTTTCTATGTAGGTGTTCAAATACAGTTCAACACGTTCAATTACTTTGAAGTGATTGCAAACTGGACTTGCAA GTTTATCATTGGCGAACTTGAAGATGAACCGAAAGAACAAAAGCAGATGGAGGCGGATTCGAATGAATGGCATAAACGTGCCTGCGCATGCGCTTCTGAAACGGATGTAGTTCTGTTTCAGACAGACTTGATTGACCATCTAGCAATACTTGGTGGATATAACAGAACGGTCGCAAAGAACAAGGAAGCAATGATGGAATGGATCAGGGTGAGAAAGGAAAGCTTGGGGCTTGCAAATTACAGAGATAATTGA